The window ATCTGCTGCAGGTGCTGGCCGTGCTCGCGATGGAAGAGCCGGTCGACCTCGACGAGATCGACCTGCGCGATGCGAAGAGCGCCGCGCTGCGCGCCACGCACATCTGGGACGACAATCCCGTGCGCAACTCGCGCCGAGCGCGCTACACCGCCGGGACGATCGGCGAGCGCACGCTTCCGTCGTATGTCGAAGAAGAGGGCGTTGATCCCTCGCGCGAGACCGAGACTCTCGCCGAGATCGTGTGCGAGGTGCGCACTTCGCGGTGGGCGGGCGTGCCGTTCACGCTGCGCAGCGGCAAGGCGATGGGCGAGAAGAACGCCGAGATCGTCGTGACGTTCAAGCCGGTGCGGCACATTCCCGACGGGCTGACCGGTGCTCCCTCGGACGGCGGCCTGCTGCGCATCGGGCTCAGCCCCGACCGCATCGAGATCGAGCTGAACGTCAACGGTGGCGACGACCCGTTCGCACTGCGCCGCGAATCGCTCTCGACCGGAATCGGCAAGAGCACCCTGTTGGCCTACACCGAGGTGCTCTCGCAGCTGCTCGACGGCGATGTCGCACTGTCGGTGCGGGCCGATGCCGCCGAGGAGTGCTGGCGCATCATCCAGCCGGTGCTCGATGCCTGGGGTCGCGGCCAGGTTCCCCTCGAGGACTACCCGGCCGGCTCGACCGGCCCCACGGAGTGGGCGACCTCGCAGGTCTGACCCGCGGCCGGTGCCGTGTGGCCGCGGAATAAGACGTAAGCGCGTCATCCGGTACACAACTGTGGGCCGTCAGCGAGCCTTGCCGACGGGCGGAAGCGAGGGCTGGGTTGCCGGCGTGTTGAGAGCCTGCAGGCCGGGGTGATCACGCAACGCCTCTGCGCCGTACGTCTGCATCACGGCGAACACGGCCGCGATGGGCGCCTCATCACCCGAGAGCAGCAGCGGCACCGCTGTTGGGAACTGGCAGATGAGTGTCCACGAGCCGGCCTCGGGGTACATCGCGACGATCGTCGAGTAGTCGAACGACAGCCATTGCCCACCGACATCGACGACGATCCGGCGGTTGGAGACGTACACCGCCGTCGGCTGCCAGTCCCGCCACTGCGGCGAGGCCTGCGCAGTGGCGCGTGAGCGCGCGCTGGCATTCGCGATGGCGCCGACGGCGAGTGCGCCGACGACGAACGCGGGCCGCCCGAACGCGAACGTCGAGGTCTGCCGGTATGCGACATCCGTCCCGTAATATCTCGCGTAGGTGAGCATCAACCGCGCGAAGAACACCTCGTCGGGATAAGGCACGACATCCCACTGCCGGATCGTGCCGGGCACTCTGTGTGCGAGCAGCTCAGCGCGAACGAGGCGCGCATGTTCCCAGGCATTCGCCGCGTGCGCTCCGCGCTCGAGCATCCGCTGCTCCGTCTTCGTGTAACGGCCCTTGGCGCGCTGTGCCCGTCGGTAGGTGCGAACCATGTGCACGATCGATCGGATGAGGAGGATCACAGGCACGAAAACCGCAGCGAGAATTGCGGCGAACTCGCCCAGTCCCCAGCCGATATCGTGCGTCTGCATCGAGCGGTGCAGCATTACCGACGCGAACCACATGAACACGACGTACGCGACCGGAGCGGCGAGAAGCAGGAGAACCCAGTGCAGGTGACGGCGCATGCTTCGATCGTGGCAGAAGGCGGCGACATCACGACGGATCCATGGAGCTGTCGGGAATCCCGTCTATCCATGTCGGTACCCGCGTCTACAATCGAGGCATGGCGAAGAACGCGCACGGCGAGTTCGGCACCGATCCAGATCAGGTCGGCGCGCTTCGTGCTGCCGTGCAGATGGGCATCGACGACATCGAAGCCGGCCGATGCGAGGACCTCGAAGATGTCCGTGCGTGGATGCAAGAGGCAGCACGGGGCGTCACGGCGAAGTCAGTCGCATAAGTGACGCTGTACCGGCTTCGCGTATCTGCGACCGCCCGGGCAGATGTGCGGGAGGCACTTCAGTACAGCGCATTTCGCTTCGGCGGTACGGCGATGCAGAGGTACGCCGATCTGATAGAGCAGGCGCTCACAGACATTCGGGCCGATCCTTTCGACACCGGCTCCTCTGCGCGTAGCGACCTTGGTGCGGACGTGCGCGTCCGCCATCTCAAAGCAAGCGCTGCCACGAGCGGCGTAGCCGACCCCCGTCACATTGTGTTCTACCGCGTGAATGGGACCGTTGTCGACGTCCTCAGAATTCTTCATGAAATGCGAGACGCACCACGCCACCTTCCTTGAGCAGCGCGCGTCAGTCGACGAGCTCTGCCTCGATCACATCGTCGTCGGGGCCTGTGGCCGGGCCGTCGCTGGTGAGCACCAGCGACGAGTCGTCGGCGGCGACATCCACCCGCACCACGTCGCCGTCGTGCACCGTCCCACCCAGGATCGCCATCGCGAGGCGGTCTTGGATCTCGCTCTGGATGAGTCGGCGCAACGGCCGTGCCCCGAACACCGGGTCGTAGCCACGGCGGGCCAGCCACGCGCGGGCGTCGGGCGTCACCGCGAGGGTGAGTCGGCGCTCGTGCAGCCGCTGCTGCAGCTGGTCGACCGACAGTTCGACGATCTGGGCGAGGTCGTCTTCGGTGAGCGCCTGGAACATCACGATGTCGTCGAGCCGGTTGAGGAACTCGGGCCGGAACGACGAGCGCACGAGCCCCATGACCTGCTCACGCTTCTGCGCGGTCGTCAGCATCGGGTCGATCAGGATCGGCGAGCCGATGTTGCTGGTGAGGATCAGAATGACGTTCTTGAAGTCGACCGTGCGCCCCTGGCCGTCGGTCAGCCGCCCGTCGTCGAGCACCTGCAGCAGCACGTCGAACACCTCGGGGTGGGCCTTTTCGACCTCGTCGAGCAGCACGACCGAGTAGGGACGCCGCCGCACGGCCTCGGTCAGCTGGCCGCCCTGTTCGTATCCGATGTATCCGGGAGGGGCACCGACCAGGCGCGAGACGGAGTGCTTCTCGCCATACTCCGACATGTCGATGCGCACCATGGCGTGCTCGTCGTCGAACAGGAACTCGGCCAGAGCCTTGGCCAGCTCGGTCTTGCCGACACCGGTCGGGCCCAAGAACAGGAACGAACCGGTCGGCCGGTTCGGGTCGCTGATGCCCGCCCGCGAACGGCGGACGGCGTCGGAGACGGCCTTGACAGCCTCCTTCTGCCCGATCAGGCGCTTGCCGAGTTCGGACTCGAGGTGCAGCAGCTTCTCGGTCTCGCCCTGCAGCAGCCGCCCCACCGGGATGCCGGTCCATGATGCGATGACGGCGGCGATGTCGTCGTCGGTCACCTGTTCGTTGACCATGCGCGGCTCGGCGGGCTGCGCTTCGGCCTGCTCTGCCTCGGCCAGCTGCTGCTGCAGCTTCTTGATGGTCTCGTACTCGAGCCGCGACGCCTTGGCGTAGTCGGCCTCGCGCAGCGCGCGGTCACGGTCGGTCGTCGCCTGGTCGAGCTGCTTCTTCAACTCGCCGACGCGGTT is drawn from Microbacterium protaetiae and contains these coding sequences:
- a CDS encoding type II toxin-antitoxin system RelE/ParE family toxin is translated as MTLYRLRVSATARADVREALQYSAFRFGGTAMQRYADLIEQALTDIRADPFDTGSSARSDLGADVRVRHLKASAATSGVADPRHIVFYRVNGTVVDVLRILHEMRDAPRHLP
- a CDS encoding glucose-6-phosphate dehydrogenase, coding for MPKTTTFLIFGASGDLTSRLLLPALGQLLKREPDRQVALRGAGTDAWTARRWKDAVHDAFASADAADMVDRVGDTTYTQADITKVSDLKKLLDGVEGSLVMYFAVPPAVTVAACDALQKVTLPDDTLFALEKPFGGDEAGARELNETLTSLVPEDRIFRVDHFLGRPTLLNILGVRFANRLIEPVWSADHVQSVLVRYDESLALEGRARYYDKAGAMVDMIQSHLLQVLAVLAMEEPVDLDEIDLRDAKSAALRATHIWDDNPVRNSRRARYTAGTIGERTLPSYVEEEGVDPSRETETLAEIVCEVRTSRWAGVPFTLRSGKAMGEKNAEIVVTFKPVRHIPDGLTGAPSDGGLLRIGLSPDRIEIELNVNGGDDPFALRRESLSTGIGKSTLLAYTEVLSQLLDGDVALSVRADAAEECWRIIQPVLDAWGRGQVPLEDYPAGSTGPTEWATSQV
- a CDS encoding ATP-dependent Clp protease ATP-binding subunit, producing MNAQPQPGQEEQQSPLEQFGINLTDRARQGKLDPVIGRDSEIRRVSQVLTRRTKNNPVLIGEPGVGKTAVVEGLAQRIVAGDVAESLKDKELIALDISALVAGAMYRGQFEERLKSVLKEITESEGRVITFIDELHVLMGAGGGEGSVAASNMLKPMLARGELRLIGATTLDEYREFVEKDAALERRFQQVYVGEPSVEDTIAILRGLKGRYEAHHGVTISDSALVAAAAMSNRYIPSRQLPDKAIDLIDEAMSRLKMEIDSSPVEIDQLKRAVDRMRLEELALKKEKDDASKERLAKLREQMAESEKELSGLEARWERERAGLNRVGELKKQLDQATTDRDRALREADYAKASRLEYETIKKLQQQLAEAEQAEAQPAEPRMVNEQVTDDDIAAVIASWTGIPVGRLLQGETEKLLHLESELGKRLIGQKEAVKAVSDAVRRSRAGISDPNRPTGSFLFLGPTGVGKTELAKALAEFLFDDEHAMVRIDMSEYGEKHSVSRLVGAPPGYIGYEQGGQLTEAVRRRPYSVVLLDEVEKAHPEVFDVLLQVLDDGRLTDGQGRTVDFKNVILILTSNIGSPILIDPMLTTAQKREQVMGLVRSSFRPEFLNRLDDIVMFQALTEDDLAQIVELSVDQLQQRLHERRLTLAVTPDARAWLARRGYDPVFGARPLRRLIQSEIQDRLAMAILGGTVHDGDVVRVDVAADDSSLVLTSDGPATGPDDDVIEAELVD